In Deltaproteobacteria bacterium, the sequence TTAACACCATGTTGACCTAAAGCTGGACCAACAGGTGGCGATGGGGTCGCTTTACCAGCGGGGATCTGTAATTTCACATAACCTGCAATTTTTTTAGCCATTTAAGCCTTCTCCACCTGAACAAACTCAAGCTCAACTGGTGTCGCACGCCCAAAAATCGATACCAGAACCCGCACTTTTGATTTCTCAGCATTAACTGCGTCAACAACGCCATTGAAATTTTGAAACGGACCGTCAATCACACGCACATTTTCACCATCTTCAAACTTAACTCTGGGTTTAGGCTTGAGCGTTCCCTCGTCAATTTGTCGCGTTAATCTTCTTACTTCACTCTCTGGCACTGCTGGTGGTTGTGTAGCGCCACCAACAAATCCTGTAATTTTGGGAGTCGACTTAACAAGATGCCAGGTATCTTCATTAAGCTCCATCTGTACTAGCATATAGCCAGGAAAAAATTTGCGCTTCGTAGTTCTCTTTTGCCCACCTTTTACTAGTTCAACAACATTTTCGGTGGGTATAAGTACTTCACCGAATTTATCAGTCAGATTAAACTGACGGATACGCTCCTCAAGGCTCTTTTTCGCACGGTTTTCGTAGCCTGAATAAGTATGGACTACATACCATTTAAAACTCGGATTTGTCACCTCAGATTTAACTTCGGTTGACATCTCTTCCGAGTTTTTAAGCGCCATCTCTTCAGTACCGTCCGCTTCCAGCTCGCGGTCCGCCATAGTAGTTCCTATCCCAAGTGCCACAGCAGCATTTGCTACCCGCAGCTTAGCTCGGGTTAACTCCAAGTATAAAGTTAGTCAATGACAACCATATGGCGTCAAAGATGCCTAAATAAACCGAACAAATTAGCACTGCAACTAATACCACAATAGTTGCATTGCCAGTCTCTTCACGCGAAGGCCAAGAAACTTTTGATA encodes:
- the nusG gene encoding transcription termination/antitermination protein NusG produces the protein MSTEVKSEVTNPSFKWYVVHTYSGYENRAKKSLEERIRQFNLTDKFGEVLIPTENVVELVKGGQKRTTKRKFFPGYMLVQMELNEDTWHLVKSTPKITGFVGGATQPPAVPESEVRRLTRQIDEGTLKPKPRVKFEDGENVRVIDGPFQNFNGVVDAVNAEKSKVRVLVSIFGRATPVELEFVQVEKA
- the secE gene encoding preprotein translocase subunit SecE, producing MTLTRIIAFSVAFGSAVFVLKHAHTFKLANEVVDELSKVSWPSREETGNATIVVLVAVLICSVYLGIFDAIWLSLTNFILGVNPS